A genomic region of Methanofollis fontis contains the following coding sequences:
- a CDS encoding FeoB small GTPase domain-containing protein translates to MDSGAHDTRTVLMVGNPNVGKSALFNRLTGAEAVVSNYPGTTVDVTRGHFVDGGTRYEVIDVPGAYSLDTRDAAEEVAVRLLDAHPGAVVLLVLDATRLERGLYLGFEVMERGAPVLVVLNMMDAAREKAITVDDRRLQVILGVPVVCTSAVLGEGIRHLADMLRKARPADIGLVSARANGTATEPPRPVGCIGCGGCR, encoded by the coding sequence ATGGACAGTGGTGCGCATGATACCCGGACCGTGCTGATGGTTGGCAACCCGAATGTCGGCAAGAGCGCCCTTTTCAACCGTCTGACCGGAGCCGAAGCGGTCGTTTCCAACTATCCGGGCACGACTGTCGATGTCACCCGGGGACATTTTGTCGACGGCGGCACCAGATATGAGGTCATCGATGTCCCCGGCGCCTACTCACTCGACACCCGGGACGCCGCCGAGGAGGTGGCCGTCCGCCTCCTGGACGCCCATCCCGGTGCCGTCGTCCTCCTGGTGCTGGACGCCACGCGCCTTGAGCGCGGGCTCTATCTCGGTTTTGAGGTGATGGAGCGCGGGGCGCCGGTGCTCGTCGTATTGAACATGATGGACGCAGCCCGGGAAAAGGCGATCACCGTTGATGACCGCCGCCTGCAGGTGATACTGGGTGTACCGGTTGTCTGCACCTCTGCCGTGCTCGGCGAGGGGATCCGCCACCTGGCCGATATGCTCAGGAAGGCGCGGCCTGCCGATATCGGTCTGGTGAGTGCACGGGCGAATGGCACGGCAACCGAACCCCCTCGTCCGGTGGGGTGCATTGGCTGCGGGGGGTGCCGGTGA
- a CDS encoding metal-dependent transcriptional regulator gives MTALSRKAEDYLEAILNVSQEKGYARTKDVAGELDVSPSSVVEMFQKLDRLGMVDYRPYEGVTLRPEGEKIARVIKSRHDTLKCFLMLIDVPEEIAESDACFMEHELHPETIEQIGMFVDFLRHGGESSDILMRFSAFCKQCRFERDRR, from the coding sequence GTGACTGCCCTCAGCAGAAAGGCAGAGGACTATCTTGAGGCGATCCTGAACGTCTCTCAGGAAAAGGGGTATGCCCGCACCAAGGACGTCGCCGGGGAACTCGATGTCAGCCCCTCCAGCGTGGTGGAGATGTTCCAGAAACTCGACCGTCTGGGCATGGTTGATTACCGCCCGTACGAGGGGGTGACCCTGCGACCGGAGGGGGAGAAGATTGCACGGGTGATCAAGTCCAGGCACGACACCCTCAAGTGCTTCCTGATGCTCATCGACGTGCCGGAGGAGATCGCCGAATCGGATGCGTGTTTTATGGAGCACGAGCTCCATCCGGAGACGATCGAGCAGATCGGGATGTTCGTGGATTTTCTCCGGCATGGCGGCGAATCATCGGATATTCTGATGCGGTTCTCGGCGTTCTGCAAACAATGCCGGTTTGAACGGGACCGTCGGTGA
- a CDS encoding UbiA prenyltransferase family protein codes for MARTIAADPLIVHRRKVKPSAPRILGRDLANTMLPGGMRPHAPLALLVSRRRFWFYTGGTYVVGFAPGMASPRQFVNPAYTLYLLQCSTLVECALYHTRRGACTPRRCTSSLPCPDIGPDRRAHITTTAIGERPSLFLCTIFWSLFAGIVITCPGLHPLSLPVLLPPAVTISLLLLSSPDIDRVCWFPLINTSPGGLLPAAVTHPEAVA; via the coding sequence ATGGCACGGACGATCGCCGCCGATCCGCTCATCGTGCACCGCAGGAAGGTGAAGCCCTCCGCACCCCGCATTCTCGGGCGCGATCTTGCCAATACCATGCTGCCCGGGGGGATGAGGCCCCATGCACCCCTCGCCCTCTTGGTGTCACGCAGGCGCTTCTGGTTTTATACGGGCGGCACCTATGTGGTCGGGTTTGCCCCGGGCATGGCTTCTCCCCGGCAATTTGTCAATCCCGCCTACACCCTCTACCTCCTCCAGTGCTCGACTTTAGTCGAATGTGCTCTCTATCATACCCGGCGAGGCGCTTGCACACCCCGGCGATGCACCTCTTCTCTACCATGCCCCGATATCGGGCCGGACCGGCGCGCCCATATCACCACCACCGCCATCGGGGAACGCCCCTCGCTCTTCCTCTGCACCATATTCTGGAGCCTCTTTGCCGGGATCGTGATCACCTGCCCGGGCCTTCATCCCCTCTCCCTGCCGGTGCTCCTCCCCCCGGCCGTCACGATCTCCCTCCTGCTACTGTCGTCCCCTGATATCGACCGGGTCTGCTGGTTTCCCCTGATCAACACCTCCCCTGGTGGTCTGCTCCCTGCCGCCGTCACCCACCCAGAGGCAGTTGCCTGA
- a CDS encoding CHASE4 domain-containing protein, with amino-acid sequence MKLLTRVALITIVVTVALIAGVYAVSQFFLIHNLEEAEYSSMETAGTLVRHTVEEEVETLAVFCRDWSYWDDTYQFIGNGNQLYIDSNLGVETFTNSNLDCILYYDSAGSLVYGVFYDDATGALISPSPADLSVMDSLSINRPLEGNVEGIVTFPDGPMVLAAEPILTSQMEGPVAGTLVMGKNLDDDLIAEISGVTLLPLSIYAPGDDTLFSGLSSGHLPKNGDDVSVILSQDGESISTLSVITDINGATAAVIRVDMPRTLYQDGIASVIPLLLVVILICSGAGLILIWALNRTLISPLTLMNANVQRVRSDCDYSLRLPQEGIEELNTLSQSMNAMLSSIERSSARQAEYEESLRESEEKYRRLFTSANDGIFILREGRFEECNAALLALTGQGQDKMLGSYPSDFSPKVQPDGRNTARACADYYARAYGGESLNYEWQVQRADGTLVDAWVTLNRFDLRDGPRLLGVVRDITAEKSLDHLKAEAFSQIEENLEQFAILNDEIRNPLQVIQATVELNGYATSDLIKTQVRIINDLVDRLDRGYVESEKVRDFLKKHYGIGEQKKIRDS; translated from the coding sequence ATGAAACTGCTCACCAGAGTTGCTCTCATCACCATCGTCGTGACCGTGGCACTGATCGCAGGAGTCTATGCCGTATCCCAGTTCTTCCTGATCCACAACCTGGAAGAGGCCGAATATTCGTCAATGGAGACCGCCGGCACGCTGGTCCGCCACACCGTCGAGGAGGAGGTGGAGACGCTCGCCGTATTCTGCCGGGACTGGTCGTACTGGGACGATACCTATCAGTTTATCGGGAACGGCAATCAGTTGTATATCGACTCCAACCTGGGCGTTGAGACCTTCACCAACTCCAATCTCGACTGCATCCTCTACTATGACTCTGCCGGTTCTCTGGTCTACGGTGTCTTCTATGACGACGCAACCGGTGCACTGATATCGCCGTCGCCTGCAGACCTCTCGGTGATGGACTCCCTATCGATCAACCGCCCATTGGAGGGCAATGTCGAAGGGATTGTCACATTTCCCGATGGCCCGATGGTGCTGGCCGCAGAACCTATCCTGACCTCGCAGATGGAGGGTCCGGTCGCCGGCACCCTTGTGATGGGCAAGAACCTCGACGACGACCTCATCGCAGAGATCTCTGGGGTCACGCTTCTCCCCCTGAGCATCTATGCACCCGGCGACGATACTCTCTTCTCCGGCCTCTCCTCAGGTCATCTCCCGAAAAACGGCGATGACGTCTCCGTTATCCTGAGCCAGGACGGAGAGAGCATCTCCACCCTCTCTGTCATCACTGATATTAACGGTGCGACGGCCGCGGTCATCAGGGTCGACATGCCGCGCACGCTCTACCAGGATGGCATCGCCTCGGTCATTCCGCTCCTCCTTGTCGTCATCCTCATCTGCTCGGGGGCCGGATTGATCCTGATCTGGGCGCTCAATCGGACGCTGATCTCTCCCCTCACCCTGATGAATGCAAATGTGCAGAGAGTCCGGAGTGACTGTGACTACTCCCTCCGCCTCCCCCAGGAGGGGATCGAAGAATTGAACACCCTCTCACAATCGATGAACGCCATGCTCTCGTCCATCGAACGCTCCAGTGCCCGGCAGGCGGAATACGAGGAATCACTCAGGGAATCGGAAGAGAAATACCGGCGCCTCTTCACCTCGGCCAATGACGGCATATTCATCCTGAGGGAGGGGAGGTTTGAGGAGTGCAACGCCGCCCTGCTTGCCCTGACCGGACAGGGACAGGACAAGATGCTGGGTAGTTATCCGTCCGATTTCTCACCAAAAGTCCAGCCCGACGGACGGAACACCGCCCGGGCCTGTGCCGACTATTATGCCCGTGCATATGGGGGCGAATCCCTGAACTATGAGTGGCAGGTACAGAGGGCGGACGGCACGCTGGTCGATGCCTGGGTCACCCTGAACCGGTTTGATCTCAGGGACGGACCCCGCCTGCTCGGAGTCGTCCGGGACATCACCGCCGAAAAATCCCTGGACCATCTAAAGGCAGAGGCATTTTCGCAGATCGAAGAGAACCTGGAGCAGTTTGCCATTCTCAACGACGAGATCCGAAACCCCCTTCAGGTGATCCAGGCAACGGTCGAACTCAATGGCTATGCTACATCCGACCTGATCAAGACGCAGGTCAGGATCATCAACGACCTGGTGGACCGCCTCGACCGCGGCTATGTCGAGTCGGAAAAGGTGCGCGATTTCCTTAAAAAACACTATGGCATTGGTGAACAGAAAAAAATTAGAGATTCCTGA
- a CDS encoding flavin reductase family protein produces the protein MKHSLGAKTLLYPHPVLIVCSYDADGNPDAMTAAWGGICSSNPPSVAVSVQKSRKTYENIMATGAFTVCIPPERYVAEADYFGIESGRNTDKIAAAGLTAVGSDLVNAPYIREFPVVLECRMSQSVEIGVHTQFIGEILDVKVDDAVIGESGHPDIGLIKPFLYDSAARTYHATGPEIARAFSAGLTLKK, from the coding sequence ATGAAACATTCACTCGGTGCAAAGACCCTGCTCTACCCGCACCCGGTGCTGATCGTCTGCTCCTATGACGCCGACGGCAACCCGGACGCCATGACCGCCGCATGGGGCGGTATCTGCTCATCAAACCCCCCATCAGTGGCCGTTTCGGTGCAGAAGTCCAGAAAGACCTATGAGAACATCATGGCAACCGGCGCCTTCACCGTCTGCATACCGCCGGAGCGCTATGTCGCCGAGGCCGACTACTTCGGGATCGAGTCAGGGCGGAACACGGACAAGATCGCCGCTGCCGGTCTGACGGCGGTGGGAAGCGACCTGGTGAATGCCCCCTATATCAGGGAGTTCCCGGTGGTCCTTGAGTGCAGAATGAGCCAGAGCGTCGAGATCGGGGTTCACACCCAGTTCATCGGGGAGATCCTGGACGTGAAGGTCGACGATGCCGTCATCGGAGAGAGCGGGCATCCCGATATCGGACTGATTAAACCGTTCCTCTACGATTCGGCGGCCCGCACCTACCATGCGACGGGCCCGGAGATCGCCCGGGCGTTCTCTGCAGGACTGACTCTGAAAAAATAA
- a CDS encoding phytoene desaturase family protein — translation MKICIVGAGFGGLAAAAMLGKNGHNVTVFEKNEGPGGRAGIYTEKGYTFDMGPSWYLMPDVYETFFAALGTAPEEHFNLVLLDPAYRIFFEDRRIVDISSDPEKTIALFDTFEEGGGSRLRDYLQSAAEMYEVSKDLIYRDYRTIFDVFDRKLVLEGTKMHALESLDSFVGRYFYSDEAKKVVEYSIGFLGGSPKNTPAFYHIMSHIDLTLGVWYPQGGIRQVVDAIHDIAWKSGVIFRYDEPVEEILVEGDTAIGVRTTKATFGADLVIVNADYAHAELDLLPHEGRTYPRHYWEKRVMAPSAFVAYLGVSGEIPELAHHNLFLERDRAEGLDHIFDTGRPAWPEHPSYYVNVPSKTDTTAAPEGCETLFVMVPLAPGLEDSPERREAFLERILDDLEAKIGRPIREQVEVKRIFALSDFTRRYNAYRGTALGLTQTLWQTALFRPAYRSRHVKNLYFTGQYTHPGIGVPMTLISSQIVDREIRTDMGREEELRDRQTAVPHL, via the coding sequence GTGAAAATCTGCATCGTCGGCGCCGGATTCGGCGGGCTGGCTGCCGCAGCCATGCTGGGCAAAAATGGCCATAATGTTACGGTTTTTGAGAAAAACGAAGGACCCGGGGGGCGTGCAGGGATCTATACCGAGAAGGGGTATACCTTCGACATGGGGCCCTCCTGGTACCTGATGCCAGACGTCTACGAGACATTTTTCGCCGCACTCGGCACCGCACCTGAGGAGCACTTCAACCTCGTCCTCCTCGACCCGGCATACCGGATATTCTTCGAGGACAGACGTATCGTCGATATTTCCTCTGACCCGGAGAAGACCATCGCCCTCTTCGACACCTTCGAGGAGGGCGGGGGAAGTCGGCTTCGGGACTACCTCCAGTCGGCGGCAGAGATGTATGAGGTCTCAAAGGATCTGATCTACCGGGACTACCGCACGATCTTCGATGTTTTCGACAGAAAACTCGTTCTTGAAGGCACGAAGATGCATGCCCTCGAAAGTCTGGACTCCTTTGTGGGTCGGTATTTCTACAGCGACGAGGCAAAAAAGGTCGTCGAGTACTCCATCGGATTTCTGGGCGGGTCGCCGAAAAACACGCCGGCCTTCTACCATATCATGTCCCATATCGACCTCACGCTCGGGGTGTGGTACCCACAGGGGGGGATCAGACAGGTCGTTGATGCAATCCATGATATCGCATGGAAATCCGGGGTGATATTCCGCTATGACGAACCGGTCGAGGAGATCCTGGTGGAGGGGGACACCGCCATCGGTGTCCGCACCACAAAGGCCACCTTCGGCGCCGATCTCGTCATCGTCAATGCCGATTATGCCCATGCAGAACTCGACCTCCTGCCGCATGAGGGCCGCACCTATCCCCGTCATTACTGGGAGAAACGGGTGATGGCGCCCTCGGCCTTTGTGGCATATCTCGGCGTCTCCGGAGAGATCCCCGAACTCGCCCATCACAACCTCTTCCTGGAGCGCGACCGGGCCGAAGGCCTTGACCACATCTTTGACACCGGCCGGCCGGCATGGCCGGAGCATCCCTCCTATTATGTGAACGTCCCCTCAAAGACCGACACCACGGCAGCGCCAGAGGGATGCGAAACCCTGTTTGTCATGGTGCCGCTGGCACCCGGGCTCGAGGACTCGCCGGAGAGGCGCGAGGCGTTCTTAGAGCGTATCTTGGACGACCTGGAGGCGAAGATCGGGCGGCCGATCCGGGAGCAGGTGGAGGTGAAACGCATCTTCGCCCTTTCAGACTTTACCAGACGATACAACGCCTACCGCGGCACTGCACTCGGCCTCACCCAGACCCTCTGGCAGACCGCCCTCTTCAGGCCGGCCTACCGGAGCAGGCATGTGAAGAACCTCTATTTCACCGGACAGTATACCCACCCGGGTATCGGGGTGCCGATGACCCTCATCTCATCACAGATTGTGGACCGGGAGATCAGGACGGATATGGGGAGAGAAGAGGAGTTGCGTGATCGACAGACGGCTGTACCGCATCTTTAA
- a CDS encoding dipeptidase — protein MNLPRTAALLLLIAFLAWAPVSACTIFAVTPGASEEGTMYLGHTNDGVGMDWRHIDDIRLTYIPAADHEAGAKRPVFFDPNSGSDAAGGKDGKASEWVLGYIDQVPHTYAYYTSSYGMMNEHQLLSAECTDYAKVELDAEEGKRIFYSSELSNVALGRCRTAREAIELVGDLIDTYGYYGTGETLIFADPEEAWVIEMCSSPTGTGGLWVAQKIPDGEVFVAGNEFRIRTVEEGDPDTLYTRDLFGIAEDYGLWSPSEGAFDWLEATSYGEYSHPYYSIMRVWSIQNRLAPSLNLSPYVTGSYTNALPFTIVPDEKVNRTTALSLFRDHYEGTEFDLTEGVAAGPFGNPYRCLGPADAHTDFQNESFIQVRAGANPRPVSAIFCSYSYIVEARSDLPDPVGGVLWFGPAVAYETVYTPMYAGAESISHSYRIGNRTEYDPDAAYWTFDFVSNWAMLRYDAMITDIQARQSAIEAESIGQVEEIDARATDLIAGGDEDAARRLLTNFTVARADGVIEEWQDLSAMLVVKYSNRLITDPETEAVDEPGYPAWWYQMAEYQYGPRLYDLQDLRATAGLNYTGEMVWVPKNATFEEILDLI, from the coding sequence ATGAATCTACCCCGTACAGCAGCACTCCTGTTGCTGATTGCTTTTCTGGCATGGGCGCCCGTATCGGCGTGCACGATCTTTGCCGTCACCCCCGGTGCCTCGGAGGAGGGCACGATGTATCTCGGTCACACCAACGATGGTGTCGGCATGGACTGGCGGCATATCGACGATATTCGTCTGACCTATATCCCGGCGGCGGACCATGAGGCGGGGGCGAAGAGGCCGGTCTTCTTCGACCCCAACAGTGGTTCCGATGCCGCCGGAGGCAAGGACGGGAAGGCCTCGGAATGGGTGCTCGGCTACATCGATCAGGTGCCGCATACCTATGCCTACTACACATCCTCCTATGGCATGATGAACGAGCACCAGCTCCTGAGCGCCGAGTGCACCGACTACGCCAAAGTCGAACTCGACGCAGAGGAGGGGAAGAGGATCTTCTACTCCTCCGAACTCTCGAATGTTGCGCTCGGGCGCTGCAGGACCGCACGGGAGGCGATTGAGCTGGTCGGCGACCTCATCGACACCTACGGGTATTACGGCACCGGCGAGACCCTGATCTTTGCCGATCCGGAGGAGGCATGGGTCATCGAGATGTGCTCCAGCCCGACGGGCACCGGCGGCCTCTGGGTCGCCCAGAAGATCCCGGACGGCGAGGTGTTCGTCGCTGGAAACGAGTTCAGGATCCGCACGGTCGAGGAGGGAGATCCAGACACCCTCTACACCAGGGACCTCTTCGGGATCGCCGAAGACTACGGGCTCTGGTCCCCTTCCGAGGGTGCGTTTGACTGGCTCGAAGCCACCAGTTATGGCGAGTATTCTCACCCCTACTACTCGATCATGCGGGTCTGGAGCATCCAGAACAGGCTTGCACCCTCGCTGAACCTGAGCCCATATGTGACGGGTTCTTATACGAACGCCCTCCCGTTCACGATCGTTCCCGACGAGAAGGTGAACCGCACAACGGCGCTCTCGCTCTTCAGGGACCATTATGAGGGGACGGAATTCGATCTGACCGAAGGCGTCGCTGCCGGCCCGTTCGGGAACCCATACCGCTGCCTCGGTCCGGCCGACGCCCATACCGATTTCCAGAACGAATCCTTCATCCAGGTGCGTGCGGGCGCAAACCCGCGGCCGGTCTCGGCGATATTCTGCAGCTACAGTTATATCGTCGAGGCACGCTCCGACCTCCCCGACCCGGTCGGCGGCGTGCTCTGGTTCGGCCCTGCCGTGGCCTATGAGACGGTCTACACGCCAATGTATGCGGGTGCAGAGAGCATCTCGCACTCATACAGGATCGGGAACCGGACAGAGTATGACCCCGATGCTGCCTACTGGACCTTCGACTTCGTCTCGAACTGGGCGATGCTCCGATACGACGCCATGATCACAGATATCCAGGCACGTCAGTCCGCCATCGAAGCGGAGTCGATCGGGCAGGTGGAGGAGATCGATGCCCGCGCCACCGACCTGATCGCCGGCGGAGACGAGGACGCCGCCCGCCGCCTCCTCACCAACTTCACGGTCGCACGGGCCGATGGGGTCATCGAGGAATGGCAGGACCTCTCGGCAATGCTCGTCGTGAAATATTCCAACAGGCTGATCACCGATCCGGAGACGGAGGCCGTGGACGAACCCGGGTATCCGGCATGGTGGTACCAGATGGCGGAGTACCAGTACGGTCCGAGGCTCTACGACCTCCAGGACCTCCGCGCCACAGCCGGACTGAACTATACCGGCGAGATGGTCTGGGTCCCGAAGAATGCTACCTTCGAGGAGATCCTGGACCTGATCTGA
- a CDS encoding nucleoside recognition domain-containing protein, whose translation MHWLRGVPVTALTADERWDLVDLVVGEVVSTGTVRRTLADALGDLTVKPLTGFPVALAVLYAFWSVFSSFAGDLVTDGFMIGFFDGFWLPWLQNVWPDPQSLLYFVFVGDPSAETCFDAFGVLTSGLFVSIGVVLPAVFIFYLTMTLLEDSGYLPRLAVLADTFLHKIGLHGYAIVPTILGLGCNVPAVTATRVLETGKQRFMMMTLLAIFIPCGAQLGIMLSVIPDLVGWVMLYLIVGFAVFGFVLNRVVPGENPEILIDIPPYRWPVRENVLKKLYNRTRGYLKEAVPFVLFGILLVNVLYLAGVIGAVAGALAPLFVTWFGVPAETVGPLIAAFLRKDLAVAQLSTIAMTPYQMITSVVLISIYFPCVATFVVMIREGWKQLLAAVAVLMVVVVLYGGAIHGIGILLGVA comes from the coding sequence GTGCATTGGCTGCGGGGGGTGCCGGTGACGGCGCTGACCGCTGACGAGCGCTGGGACCTCGTCGACCTGGTGGTCGGGGAGGTCGTCTCCACCGGAACCGTCCGCCGCACCCTTGCCGACGCCCTCGGTGACCTGACCGTCAAACCGCTCACCGGTTTCCCGGTTGCCCTTGCCGTGCTCTATGCCTTCTGGAGCGTGTTCTCGTCCTTTGCCGGCGACCTGGTCACCGACGGTTTCATGATCGGGTTCTTCGACGGTTTCTGGCTTCCCTGGCTCCAGAATGTCTGGCCGGACCCGCAGAGTCTTCTTTACTTTGTCTTTGTCGGTGACCCCTCCGCAGAGACCTGTTTCGATGCCTTCGGGGTGCTGACCTCCGGGCTCTTCGTCTCTATCGGGGTGGTGCTGCCGGCGGTGTTCATCTTCTACCTCACGATGACCCTGCTTGAGGACTCAGGGTATCTGCCGCGGCTGGCGGTGCTGGCCGATACCTTCCTCCACAAGATCGGGCTCCACGGCTATGCGATCGTCCCGACGATCCTTGGATTGGGCTGCAATGTTCCGGCCGTCACCGCTACCCGCGTACTGGAGACCGGGAAACAGCGCTTCATGATGATGACGCTGCTTGCGATCTTCATCCCCTGCGGGGCGCAGCTCGGGATCATGCTCTCGGTCATCCCCGACCTGGTGGGATGGGTGATGCTCTACCTCATCGTCGGGTTTGCCGTCTTCGGCTTTGTGCTCAACCGGGTGGTGCCGGGGGAGAACCCCGAGATCCTCATTGATATCCCGCCGTACCGCTGGCCCGTGCGGGAGAATGTGCTGAAGAAACTCTATAACCGGACGAGGGGGTATCTGAAGGAGGCGGTCCCCTTTGTGCTCTTCGGCATACTGCTGGTCAATGTCCTCTACCTCGCCGGGGTGATCGGGGCGGTCGCCGGGGCACTGGCCCCCCTCTTCGTCACCTGGTTCGGGGTGCCCGCCGAGACCGTCGGCCCCCTGATCGCCGCCTTCCTCAGGAAGGACCTTGCGGTGGCGCAGCTCTCCACCATCGCCATGACGCCCTACCAGATGATCACCTCGGTCGTGCTCATCTCCATCTACTTCCCGTGTGTGGCCACGTTTGTGGTGATGATCAGGGAGGGCTGGAAACAACTGCTGGCCGCCGTGGCGGTGCTCATGGTGGTGGTTGTTCTCTATGGGGGGGCGATCCACGGGATCGGCATCCTGCTGGGGGTGGCCTAG
- a CDS encoding putative manganese-dependent inorganic diphosphatase translates to MNKVYVIGHKHPDTDSICSAIGYAELLNHGEDDRYVAARCGEINPETRFALERFRVEAPLFIESVEPNVSDLPFTYPISAGVDRPTIEVVALMDEHGVRNMPIVDDEGRLLGLVSEHGLARAYVTRTRIQQLSITPIKLETLAKILDAEILVPGMDLLEGRVYIAIDALHVSLTRLTSSDVAIVGDNEPAQLALISAGIAALIIADASPVGERVINAARAQNVAVLATALDAFGVGKMINLSLPSSMVMATDVPRIGMSDPLEYVKDVVTNSKYRTACVVDGDNRLLGMVSRNTFVDDVQKSVILVDHNEFSQAVDGIETADVREIIDHHRLGAITTLRPIRFLNDPVGSTSTIVTRKFIESGIEPAPATAGLLLAGILSDTLALKMSTTTPEDERAVEYLAGIAGVDAAEFGIELVRHGIDLESVPLRELLMRDTKHYELFGRKVVIAQVTVPSFAFSEERADEIRELVTDLRQETGADFFVALFTNVFENGSDLFAAADEVNLAKCEMNTQPLRLPGVMSRKKDFLPHFGNMLRNL, encoded by the coding sequence ATGAACAAAGTGTATGTGATCGGACATAAACACCCGGACACCGACAGCATCTGCAGCGCTATCGGCTATGCCGAACTCCTCAACCATGGCGAAGACGACCGCTATGTGGCCGCACGCTGCGGGGAGATCAACCCGGAGACCAGGTTTGCCCTCGAGCGTTTCAGAGTCGAGGCACCGCTCTTCATCGAGAGTGTCGAACCGAATGTCTCCGACCTCCCCTTCACCTACCCGATCAGCGCCGGTGTGGACCGCCCGACGATAGAGGTCGTCGCCCTGATGGATGAACACGGCGTCCGCAACATGCCGATCGTCGACGACGAAGGCCGACTCCTCGGCCTTGTCTCAGAGCACGGTCTGGCGCGCGCCTATGTGACCAGGACCAGGATCCAGCAGCTCTCCATCACCCCCATCAAACTGGAGACGCTTGCAAAGATCCTGGACGCGGAGATCCTGGTGCCCGGCATGGACCTCCTGGAAGGCCGGGTCTATATTGCAATCGACGCCCTGCACGTCTCTCTCACGCGCCTCACCTCCAGCGATGTGGCGATCGTCGGGGACAACGAACCCGCCCAGCTGGCGCTGATCTCGGCAGGGATTGCAGCCCTGATCATCGCCGACGCCTCGCCGGTTGGTGAACGGGTGATCAATGCCGCCAGGGCACAGAATGTTGCCGTCCTCGCCACCGCCCTCGACGCCTTCGGCGTGGGCAAGATGATCAACCTCTCCCTTCCGTCCTCGATGGTGATGGCGACCGACGTCCCGCGGATCGGGATGTCGGACCCCCTGGAATATGTCAAGGACGTGGTGACAAATTCCAAATACCGGACGGCCTGCGTGGTGGACGGAGACAACCGCCTGCTCGGCATGGTCTCACGCAACACCTTCGTCGACGATGTCCAGAAATCGGTGATCCTGGTCGACCACAACGAGTTCTCACAGGCCGTGGACGGGATCGAGACGGCGGACGTGCGGGAGATCATCGACCACCACCGCCTGGGTGCGATCACCACCCTGCGACCGATCCGGTTCCTGAACGACCCCGTCGGCTCCACCTCAACGATCGTCACCCGGAAGTTCATCGAGAGCGGAATCGAACCCGCACCGGCGACGGCAGGTCTGCTGCTCGCCGGCATCCTCTCCGACACCCTTGCCCTGAAGATGTCGACGACGACACCAGAGGACGAGCGTGCCGTCGAGTATCTTGCCGGGATCGCCGGTGTTGACGCCGCAGAGTTCGGGATCGAACTCGTCCGGCACGGGATCGATCTCGAGAGCGTGCCCCTCCGCGAATTGCTCATGCGGGATACCAAGCACTATGAACTCTTTGGCAGGAAGGTGGTGATCGCCCAGGTGACGGTTCCCTCATTTGCGTTCAGCGAGGAGCGAGCCGACGAGATCAGGGAGCTGGTGACCGATTTGAGGCAGGAGACCGGGGCAGATTTTTTCGTCGCCCTCTTCACCAATGTGTTTGAGAATGGGAGTGACCTCTTCGCAGCGGCTGATGAGGTCAACCTTGCAAAATGTGAGATGAACACGCAGCCCTTGAGACTTCCGGGCGTCATGTCACGAAAAAAGGATTTTCTGCCCCATTTCGGAAATATGCTCAGGAATCTCTAA
- a CDS encoding FeoA family protein: MTQKQLTQMGYGENGVVVDLRGFRHGLNCLGIRTGKRLEMITRQPIQGPVVVLADGVEVAMGREVADMVMVEVDG, translated from the coding sequence ATGACACAGAAACAACTGACACAGATGGGATATGGCGAGAACGGAGTTGTCGTCGATCTCCGTGGTTTTCGCCACGGGTTGAACTGCCTCGGGATCAGGACCGGAAAGCGGCTGGAGATGATCACCCGCCAGCCGATACAGGGACCGGTGGTTGTGCTCGCCGATGGGGTCGAGGTCGCCATGGGGCGTGAGGTTGCCGATATGGTGATGGTCGAGGTCGATGGGTGA